In Aythya fuligula isolate bAytFul2 chromosome 14, bAytFul2.pri, whole genome shotgun sequence, the following proteins share a genomic window:
- the SAP30L gene encoding histone deacetylase complex subunit SAP30L, translating to MNGFSTEEDSRDGPPAAPFYGQSCCLIDDGDRCVRPAGNASFSKRIQKSISQKKLKLDIDKSVRHLYICDFHKNFIQSVRNKRKRKTSDDGGDSPEHDTDVPEVDLFQLQVNTLRRYKRHYKLQTRPGLNKAQLAETVSRHFRNIPVNEKETLAYFIYMVKNNKSRLDQKSESSKQLE from the exons ATGAATGGTTTCAGCACCGAGGAGGACAGCCGGGATGGGCCTCCCGCAGCCCCTTTCTAcggccagagctgctgcctcatCGACGACGGGGACCGCTGCGTGCGCCCCGCCGGCAACGCGTCCTTCAGCAAGAGGATCCAGAAGAGCATCTCGcagaagaagctcaagctggACATCGATAAAAGC GTGAGACATCTGTATATATGTGATTTTCACAAGAATTTTATTCAAAGCGTCcgaaacaaaagaaaaaggaagacaagtGATGATGGAGGTGACTCTCCTGAGCATGACACCGATGTCCCAGAG GTTGATTTGTTCCAGCTCCAAGTGAATACTCTGCGACGTTACAAGAGACATTATAAGCTGCAGACAAGGCCTGGACTCAACAAGGCTCAGCTAGCAGAA ACTGTCAGTCGTCACTTCAGGAATATTCCTGTGAATGAGAAAGAGACGCTTGCATATTTCATCTATATGGTAAAGAACAACAAGAGCAGGCTGGACCAGAAATCAGAAAGTAGCAAGCAACTAGAATGA